The Vanessa cardui chromosome 9, ilVanCard2.1, whole genome shotgun sequence genome has a window encoding:
- the LOC124532603 gene encoding location of vulva defective 1-like isoform X1, whose translation MLSNKTWKRTSKTIWCVVTIVVTLVVTEVVALSGPNVCMVQQKYNITKRVKYRAPMSVRTYEWCFSMPPRCSKWSTEMRDLTRLETEVRTAEVAVCCPGYKMKDVSCVPICPNGKTGHGCTQDCPPNKWGPNCVNNCSECLNGECSPTTGECDCEDGWQGESCQVSMSTIAVPPALMEKLLTTTKSSVKTFATTVSTPSTPTTSIAIISEIPTTPPTPPTTTTITLPTSKSTTKNTKTTATTLPTLLLKTTPVPVEVSLITQLTTTSMTAELPNKTVVNFIYNRTETPIEGTSINFYTEHESSTMMKIPITATSPTTPLSSPTIPSTTIAPSTTTTTSTTTTTTSTTNSSTTVSKITTILTTQNETTKNYSSTRERESTTKTHSTTIKFKPKEIWIRPTQKGEPTFIENKIKNNHELLNTKVKSATNKNEAISENTTPRTIIVSIIPTSVSHATFKKIALTTASYLSKKTNISLIFHNKTEQGFTKSMTSQVSTVTPFTIKVLSTINAKTLGSPKTTANLPQSNTTRKSIASTSKKILLNTTITDKQTSVTKAIMNTTTANDRTTNSMPSTTNGDIKKLNSSTSLTIKLSTNKQSVHTNMSHDITTLPSISKTPKLIFAKDEGKNKTVLSHTNVTKELPKIKLTEKPIKVYIKPVKANVTKTNFTKMFNANKITTQEPPEDETFHILTEPEHITSVMSEKDKDHTSMDLISVISIAGGVMMAVITVAIVIVMIERCKRPRYDDVRKMNDIRMQGMIDNNDVPPPYVRSIFHTPLPDPPHLDKCHYQPISTLDRNLKQFMRPVVVQTISPVMLENFRGILECHYDHLPRRSHDFGTMPTRCSVTPSMRCDDELLRQRPLSVADYTIEALKCEAKLDVIDNTTSEPLYAEIPCWRPPSEHAIAVVNLNGEAVTEL comes from the exons ATGCTTTCAAATAAAACATGGAAAAGAACTTCAAAAACAATATGGTGTGTTGTGACAATTGTGGTGACGTTGGTGGTGACGGAGGTGGTAGCTTTGAGTGGACCGAATGTATGCATGGTGCAGCAGAa ATACAACATCACGAAACGTGTGAAGTACCGTGCGCCGATGTCCGTCAGAACTTACGAGTGGTGCTTCTCCATGCCACCTAGGTGCTCCAAGTGGAGTACTGAGATGCGCGACCTCACTAGACTTGAG actgAAGTACGCACTGCAGAAGTGGCAGTTTGCTGTCCAGGTTATAAGATGAAGGACGTTTCTTGTGTACCGATCTGCCCCAATGGAAAAACCGGACATGGGTGTACCCAGG ATTGTCCTCCAAACAAATGGGGACCGAATTGCGTAAACAATTGCTCTGAATGTCTTAACGGTGAATGCTCACCGACTACTGGGGAATGCGATTGTGAGGACGGATGGCAAGGTGAGAG TTGTCAAGTCAGCATGTCTACAATTGCAGTACCACCCGCTTTGATGGAGAAATTACTAACAACTACTAAGTCTTCCGTTAAAACGTTTGCAACTACTGTATCAACACCCAGTACACCAACAACTAGTATTGCCATAATATCAGAAATACCCACAACTCCTCCCACCcctccaacaacaacaacaattacaCTGCCTACCTCGAAGTCgacaacaaaaaatactaaaactacAGCGACAACATTACCAACTTTGCTTTTAAAAACTACCCCAGTCCCTGTGGAAGTCAGTTTGATTACACAACTCACTACCACAAGTATGACAGCTGAACTACCAAATAAAACTGTAGTTAATTTCATCTACAATAGAACAGAAACTCCGATAGAAGGTACGTCAATTAACTTCTATACTGAGCATGAATCTTCGACAATGATGAAAATACCAATAACAGCTACATCTCCTACGACTCCTTTAAGCTCTCCTACTATTCCTAGTACTACTATTGCTCCGTCAACTACAACTACCACGTCAACTACGACAACAACAACTTCTACCACCAATTCTAGCACAACCGTATCTAAAATAACGACAATTTTAACGACGCAAaatgaaacaacaaaaaattacaGCAGTACAAGAGAACGAGAAAGCACTACAAAAACTCACTCCACCACGATCAAGTTTAAACCAAAGGAGATATGGATAAGACCAACACAAAAAGGTGAACCAacgtttattgaaaataaaataaaaaataatcatgaactattaaatacaaaagtcAAGAGTGCAACTAATAAGAATGAAGCTATTTCAGAAAATACAACACCAAGAACTATTATTGTATCTATTATACCTACATCAGTATCACATGCAACATTCAAAAAGATAGCATTAACGACTGCATCGTATTTgtcaaagaaaacaaatatttcattaatattccaTAACAAAACTGAACAAGGCTTCACTAAATCTATGACGTCACAAGTATCAACCGTCACTCCGTTTACAATAAAAGTACTATCAACAATCAATGCAAAAACGTTGGGCTCTCCGAAAACAACAGCTAACTTACCACAAAGTAATACAACTCGGAAAAGCATAGCATCCACgtcaaagaaaatacttttaaatacaaCCATTACTGATAAACAAACTTCTGTAACAAAGGCAATTATGAATACAACCACAGCAAACGATAGAACAACTAACAGCATGCCGAGCACGACGAATGGAGATATTAAAAAACTCAATTCTTCTACCTCTTTAACAATTAAACTTTCAACTAACAAGCAAAGTGTACATACAAATATGTCACACGATATAACAACTCTACCTTCAATAAGTAAAACACCAAAACTGATATTTGCAAAGGACGAAGGGAAAAATAAAACTGTTCTTTCACATACAAATGTGACAAAAGAActacctaaaataaaattaacagaaAAACCGATTAAAGTTTACATAAAACCAGTGAAGGCTAACGTTACTAAAacgaattttacaaaaatgtttaacgctaataaaataacaactcAGGAGCCACCTGAAGATGaaacttttcatattttaacaGAACCTGAACACATCACCTCCGTTATGAGTGAAAAAGATAAGGATCACACGTCGATGGATCTGATATCAGTGATAAGTATAGCTGGCGGTGTGATGATGGCCGTCATCACTGTAGCGATCGTCATTGTGATGATAGAGAGGTGTAAGAGACCTAGATACGATGATGTGAGAAAAATGAATGACATAAGAATGCAAGGTATGATTGATAACAATGATGTACCTCCTCCGTACGTAAGAAGCATATTCCATACCCCATTACCAG atcCCCCACATTTGGACAAATGTCATTACCAACCGATTTCGACTTTGGacagaaatttaaaacaatttatgagGCCTGTTGTCGTGCAAACCATTTCACCGGTTATGCTTGAAAATTTTAGGG ggATTTTAGAATGCCACTATGATCACTTGCCGCGAAGAAGCCACGATTTCGGTACAATGCCAACACGATGCTCAGTAACGCCATCTATGAGATGTGACGATGAACTACTAAGGCAACGCCCACTGTCGGTCGCCGACTACACTATTGAAGCTTTGAAATGCGAGGCAAAACTTGACGTTATAGACAATACGACTTCCGAACCTTTGTATGCCGAAATACCTTGCTGGCGACCGCCTTCTGAACATGCAATAGCTGTGGTTAATCTAAACGGAGAAGCAGTAACCGAATTATGA
- the LOC124532603 gene encoding cell wall protein DAN4-like isoform X2 yields the protein MASCQVSMSTIAVPPALMEKLLTTTKSSVKTFATTVSTPSTPTTSIAIISEIPTTPPTPPTTTTITLPTSKSTTKNTKTTATTLPTLLLKTTPVPVEVSLITQLTTTSMTAELPNKTVVNFIYNRTETPIEGTSINFYTEHESSTMMKIPITATSPTTPLSSPTIPSTTIAPSTTTTTSTTTTTTSTTNSSTTVSKITTILTTQNETTKNYSSTRERESTTKTHSTTIKFKPKEIWIRPTQKGEPTFIENKIKNNHELLNTKVKSATNKNEAISENTTPRTIIVSIIPTSVSHATFKKIALTTASYLSKKTNISLIFHNKTEQGFTKSMTSQVSTVTPFTIKVLSTINAKTLGSPKTTANLPQSNTTRKSIASTSKKILLNTTITDKQTSVTKAIMNTTTANDRTTNSMPSTTNGDIKKLNSSTSLTIKLSTNKQSVHTNMSHDITTLPSISKTPKLIFAKDEGKNKTVLSHTNVTKELPKIKLTEKPIKVYIKPVKANVTKTNFTKMFNANKITTQEPPEDETFHILTEPEHITSVMSEKDKDHTSMDLISVISIAGGVMMAVITVAIVIVMIERCKRPRYDDVRKMNDIRMQGMIDNNDVPPPYVRSIFHTPLPDPPHLDKCHYQPISTLDRNLKQFMRPVVVQTISPVMLENFRGILECHYDHLPRRSHDFGTMPTRCSVTPSMRCDDELLRQRPLSVADYTIEALKCEAKLDVIDNTTSEPLYAEIPCWRPPSEHAIAVVNLNGEAVTEL from the exons ATGGCAAG TTGTCAAGTCAGCATGTCTACAATTGCAGTACCACCCGCTTTGATGGAGAAATTACTAACAACTACTAAGTCTTCCGTTAAAACGTTTGCAACTACTGTATCAACACCCAGTACACCAACAACTAGTATTGCCATAATATCAGAAATACCCACAACTCCTCCCACCcctccaacaacaacaacaattacaCTGCCTACCTCGAAGTCgacaacaaaaaatactaaaactacAGCGACAACATTACCAACTTTGCTTTTAAAAACTACCCCAGTCCCTGTGGAAGTCAGTTTGATTACACAACTCACTACCACAAGTATGACAGCTGAACTACCAAATAAAACTGTAGTTAATTTCATCTACAATAGAACAGAAACTCCGATAGAAGGTACGTCAATTAACTTCTATACTGAGCATGAATCTTCGACAATGATGAAAATACCAATAACAGCTACATCTCCTACGACTCCTTTAAGCTCTCCTACTATTCCTAGTACTACTATTGCTCCGTCAACTACAACTACCACGTCAACTACGACAACAACAACTTCTACCACCAATTCTAGCACAACCGTATCTAAAATAACGACAATTTTAACGACGCAAaatgaaacaacaaaaaattacaGCAGTACAAGAGAACGAGAAAGCACTACAAAAACTCACTCCACCACGATCAAGTTTAAACCAAAGGAGATATGGATAAGACCAACACAAAAAGGTGAACCAacgtttattgaaaataaaataaaaaataatcatgaactattaaatacaaaagtcAAGAGTGCAACTAATAAGAATGAAGCTATTTCAGAAAATACAACACCAAGAACTATTATTGTATCTATTATACCTACATCAGTATCACATGCAACATTCAAAAAGATAGCATTAACGACTGCATCGTATTTgtcaaagaaaacaaatatttcattaatattccaTAACAAAACTGAACAAGGCTTCACTAAATCTATGACGTCACAAGTATCAACCGTCACTCCGTTTACAATAAAAGTACTATCAACAATCAATGCAAAAACGTTGGGCTCTCCGAAAACAACAGCTAACTTACCACAAAGTAATACAACTCGGAAAAGCATAGCATCCACgtcaaagaaaatacttttaaatacaaCCATTACTGATAAACAAACTTCTGTAACAAAGGCAATTATGAATACAACCACAGCAAACGATAGAACAACTAACAGCATGCCGAGCACGACGAATGGAGATATTAAAAAACTCAATTCTTCTACCTCTTTAACAATTAAACTTTCAACTAACAAGCAAAGTGTACATACAAATATGTCACACGATATAACAACTCTACCTTCAATAAGTAAAACACCAAAACTGATATTTGCAAAGGACGAAGGGAAAAATAAAACTGTTCTTTCACATACAAATGTGACAAAAGAActacctaaaataaaattaacagaaAAACCGATTAAAGTTTACATAAAACCAGTGAAGGCTAACGTTACTAAAacgaattttacaaaaatgtttaacgctaataaaataacaactcAGGAGCCACCTGAAGATGaaacttttcatattttaacaGAACCTGAACACATCACCTCCGTTATGAGTGAAAAAGATAAGGATCACACGTCGATGGATCTGATATCAGTGATAAGTATAGCTGGCGGTGTGATGATGGCCGTCATCACTGTAGCGATCGTCATTGTGATGATAGAGAGGTGTAAGAGACCTAGATACGATGATGTGAGAAAAATGAATGACATAAGAATGCAAGGTATGATTGATAACAATGATGTACCTCCTCCGTACGTAAGAAGCATATTCCATACCCCATTACCAG atcCCCCACATTTGGACAAATGTCATTACCAACCGATTTCGACTTTGGacagaaatttaaaacaatttatgagGCCTGTTGTCGTGCAAACCATTTCACCGGTTATGCTTGAAAATTTTAGGG ggATTTTAGAATGCCACTATGATCACTTGCCGCGAAGAAGCCACGATTTCGGTACAATGCCAACACGATGCTCAGTAACGCCATCTATGAGATGTGACGATGAACTACTAAGGCAACGCCCACTGTCGGTCGCCGACTACACTATTGAAGCTTTGAAATGCGAGGCAAAACTTGACGTTATAGACAATACGACTTCCGAACCTTTGTATGCCGAAATACCTTGCTGGCGACCGCCTTCTGAACATGCAATAGCTGTGGTTAATCTAAACGGAGAAGCAGTAACCGAATTATGA
- the LOC124532603 gene encoding cell wall protein DAN4-like isoform X3 translates to MSTIAVPPALMEKLLTTTKSSVKTFATTVSTPSTPTTSIAIISEIPTTPPTPPTTTTITLPTSKSTTKNTKTTATTLPTLLLKTTPVPVEVSLITQLTTTSMTAELPNKTVVNFIYNRTETPIEGTSINFYTEHESSTMMKIPITATSPTTPLSSPTIPSTTIAPSTTTTTSTTTTTTSTTNSSTTVSKITTILTTQNETTKNYSSTRERESTTKTHSTTIKFKPKEIWIRPTQKGEPTFIENKIKNNHELLNTKVKSATNKNEAISENTTPRTIIVSIIPTSVSHATFKKIALTTASYLSKKTNISLIFHNKTEQGFTKSMTSQVSTVTPFTIKVLSTINAKTLGSPKTTANLPQSNTTRKSIASTSKKILLNTTITDKQTSVTKAIMNTTTANDRTTNSMPSTTNGDIKKLNSSTSLTIKLSTNKQSVHTNMSHDITTLPSISKTPKLIFAKDEGKNKTVLSHTNVTKELPKIKLTEKPIKVYIKPVKANVTKTNFTKMFNANKITTQEPPEDETFHILTEPEHITSVMSEKDKDHTSMDLISVISIAGGVMMAVITVAIVIVMIERCKRPRYDDVRKMNDIRMQGMIDNNDVPPPYVRSIFHTPLPDPPHLDKCHYQPISTLDRNLKQFMRPVVVQTISPVMLENFRGILECHYDHLPRRSHDFGTMPTRCSVTPSMRCDDELLRQRPLSVADYTIEALKCEAKLDVIDNTTSEPLYAEIPCWRPPSEHAIAVVNLNGEAVTEL, encoded by the exons ATGTCTACAATTGCAGTACCACCCGCTTTGATGGAGAAATTACTAACAACTACTAAGTCTTCCGTTAAAACGTTTGCAACTACTGTATCAACACCCAGTACACCAACAACTAGTATTGCCATAATATCAGAAATACCCACAACTCCTCCCACCcctccaacaacaacaacaattacaCTGCCTACCTCGAAGTCgacaacaaaaaatactaaaactacAGCGACAACATTACCAACTTTGCTTTTAAAAACTACCCCAGTCCCTGTGGAAGTCAGTTTGATTACACAACTCACTACCACAAGTATGACAGCTGAACTACCAAATAAAACTGTAGTTAATTTCATCTACAATAGAACAGAAACTCCGATAGAAGGTACGTCAATTAACTTCTATACTGAGCATGAATCTTCGACAATGATGAAAATACCAATAACAGCTACATCTCCTACGACTCCTTTAAGCTCTCCTACTATTCCTAGTACTACTATTGCTCCGTCAACTACAACTACCACGTCAACTACGACAACAACAACTTCTACCACCAATTCTAGCACAACCGTATCTAAAATAACGACAATTTTAACGACGCAAaatgaaacaacaaaaaattacaGCAGTACAAGAGAACGAGAAAGCACTACAAAAACTCACTCCACCACGATCAAGTTTAAACCAAAGGAGATATGGATAAGACCAACACAAAAAGGTGAACCAacgtttattgaaaataaaataaaaaataatcatgaactattaaatacaaaagtcAAGAGTGCAACTAATAAGAATGAAGCTATTTCAGAAAATACAACACCAAGAACTATTATTGTATCTATTATACCTACATCAGTATCACATGCAACATTCAAAAAGATAGCATTAACGACTGCATCGTATTTgtcaaagaaaacaaatatttcattaatattccaTAACAAAACTGAACAAGGCTTCACTAAATCTATGACGTCACAAGTATCAACCGTCACTCCGTTTACAATAAAAGTACTATCAACAATCAATGCAAAAACGTTGGGCTCTCCGAAAACAACAGCTAACTTACCACAAAGTAATACAACTCGGAAAAGCATAGCATCCACgtcaaagaaaatacttttaaatacaaCCATTACTGATAAACAAACTTCTGTAACAAAGGCAATTATGAATACAACCACAGCAAACGATAGAACAACTAACAGCATGCCGAGCACGACGAATGGAGATATTAAAAAACTCAATTCTTCTACCTCTTTAACAATTAAACTTTCAACTAACAAGCAAAGTGTACATACAAATATGTCACACGATATAACAACTCTACCTTCAATAAGTAAAACACCAAAACTGATATTTGCAAAGGACGAAGGGAAAAATAAAACTGTTCTTTCACATACAAATGTGACAAAAGAActacctaaaataaaattaacagaaAAACCGATTAAAGTTTACATAAAACCAGTGAAGGCTAACGTTACTAAAacgaattttacaaaaatgtttaacgctaataaaataacaactcAGGAGCCACCTGAAGATGaaacttttcatattttaacaGAACCTGAACACATCACCTCCGTTATGAGTGAAAAAGATAAGGATCACACGTCGATGGATCTGATATCAGTGATAAGTATAGCTGGCGGTGTGATGATGGCCGTCATCACTGTAGCGATCGTCATTGTGATGATAGAGAGGTGTAAGAGACCTAGATACGATGATGTGAGAAAAATGAATGACATAAGAATGCAAGGTATGATTGATAACAATGATGTACCTCCTCCGTACGTAAGAAGCATATTCCATACCCCATTACCAG atcCCCCACATTTGGACAAATGTCATTACCAACCGATTTCGACTTTGGacagaaatttaaaacaatttatgagGCCTGTTGTCGTGCAAACCATTTCACCGGTTATGCTTGAAAATTTTAGGG ggATTTTAGAATGCCACTATGATCACTTGCCGCGAAGAAGCCACGATTTCGGTACAATGCCAACACGATGCTCAGTAACGCCATCTATGAGATGTGACGATGAACTACTAAGGCAACGCCCACTGTCGGTCGCCGACTACACTATTGAAGCTTTGAAATGCGAGGCAAAACTTGACGTTATAGACAATACGACTTCCGAACCTTTGTATGCCGAAATACCTTGCTGGCGACCGCCTTCTGAACATGCAATAGCTGTGGTTAATCTAAACGGAGAAGCAGTAACCGAATTATGA
- the LOC124532309 gene encoding fibrillin-1-like has product MYVILIGALLLSSACANDDAQYVNVKSVKGGHRGGGAYNYNPGANYPNFGSYGLRQNMTQHGYAAQNVSQHGYGVQNTSRHIDFEVGVCYIEVPTASLVHDPARAPVGNGSRPDLSRIRSCCQGYIRNIYNFRICDPVCSQECVNGHCSAPETCTCFPDHVKNVAGFCIPTCPIGCQNGRCSGGECLCKEGYKLDSDSKFCVPACKENCGGLGNCTEPNTCKCKVGYQPTPDGNCKPVCDNCINGDCVAPNDCRCKQGYSRDQQGKCIPQCSQGCKPDGRCVSPNVCEYPQAARPTNTPPPFHPTNPPNRPIYPGGELPRGDIGEDGQPGQRYPGRNNTVNGTFTQDIPRNPLYPGNQVYPGNQVYPGNHAYPGNQVNPGNQASPGNQVSPGNQGNPGNQVYPGYQPIPGKPIYPGNQMYPENNMNPDHQMYPGNQMYPGNQMYPGNQMYPGNQMYPGNQVYPENQMYPGVQVYPGSHGYGNRGQYDYQGQFDVQSGSHRETEIQGQTSYNQFSESQVSSQCSQPCINGVCIGDNICRCNPGYLSDANEPNRCIPNCPGGCPNGICSAPHFCICNVGYYKDTSVKGRPACVKRIRRSVDDKQPLNVAELLIFDVPDY; this is encoded by the exons ATGTACGTCATTCTAATTGGCGCGCTGTTGCTGAGCAGCGCGTGCGCAAACGACGATGCCCAGTACGTCAACGTGAAATCCGTTAAGGGTGGTCACAGGGGAGGCGGGGCGTACAACTATAACCCTGGAGCCAACTATCCTAA TTTCGGCAGCTATGGCCTGCGTCAGAATATGACACAACATGGCTATGCAGCTCAGAACGTCTCTCAACATGGCTATGGTGTCCAAAACACGTCGCGTCATATTGACTTCGAAGTGGGAGTTTGCTACATCGAAGTACC AACAGCCAGCTTGGTCCATGACCCTGCTCGTGCCCCCGTTGGTAATGga TCGAGGCCCGACCTCAGCCGTATCAGATCCTGCTGTCAAGGATACATAAGAAACATATACAACTTCAGAATCTGTGATCCTGTTTGCAGTCAAGAATGTGTGAATGGTCACTGTTCAGCGCCAGAGACGTGCACATGTTTCCCTGATCATGTTAAAAATGTAGCTGGCTTTTGTATACCAACCTGTCCCATAGGATGTCAGAACGGTCGCTGTAGTGGTGGCGAATGTTTGTGCAAAGAGGGGTATAAGCTGGATTCAGACAGCAAATTCTGCGTACCTGCTTGCAAAGAAAACTGTGGTGGCTTAg gaAATTGTACTGAACCTAATACCTGTAAGTGTAAAGTGGGGTATCAACCTACTCCTGATGGAAACTGCAAGCCAGTTTGTGATAATTGCATTAATGGAGACTGCGTCGCACCGAACGACTGCCGCTGCAAACAAGGATATAGCAGAGATCAACAAGGAAAATGCATTCCTCAATGTTCTCA ggGATGTAAACCAGACGGAAGATGCGTGTCTCCAAATGTCTGTGAATATCCGCAAGCAGCAAGGCCTACAAATACCCCTCCTCCTTTCCATCCAACGAATCCACCAAACCGTCCTATCTACCCTGGTGGTGAATTACCTAGAGGGGACATAGGTGAAGATGGACAGCCTGGACAACGGTACCCTGGTAGAAACAACACAGTTAACGGCACTTTTACTCAAGATATACCTAGAAATCCATTGTACCCCGGAAATCAAGTCTATCCTGGCAATCAAGTATATCCTGGAAATCATGCGTATCCTGGAAATCAAGTAAACCCTGGAAATCAAGCAAGCCCTGGAAATCAAGTAAGTCCTGGAAATCAAGGTAATCCTGGAAACCAAGTTTACCCAGGATATCAACCTATTCCTGGAAAGCCAATTTATCCTGGAAACCAAATGTACCCCGAAAATAACATGAACCCAGATCATCAAATGTATCCTGGAAACCAAATGTATCCTGGAAACCAAATGTATCCTGGAAACCAAATGTATCCTGGAAACCAAATGTACCCTGGAAATCAAGTATACCCGGAAAATCAAATGTACCCTGGCGTACAAGTTTATCCTGGTAGCCATGGCTATGGCAATCGAGGCCAGTACGATTATCAAGGTCAGTTTGATGTGCAAAGCGGAAGCCACAGAGAAACCGAAATTCAAGGTCAAACTAGCTACAATCAATTTTCTGAAAGCCAAGTTTCCAGCCAATGCTCTCAACCATGTATCAATGGCGTTTGTATTGGAGACAATATATGCCGCTGTAACCCGGGTTATTTATCTGATGCAAACGAGCCAAacag ATGCATTCCCAATTGCCCTGGTGGCTGTCCCAATGGTATCTGCTCAGCGCCTCACTTCTGCATCTGCAATGTCGGCTATTATAAAGACACCAGTGTGAAGGGCCGCCCAGCTTGCGTGAAACGCATTCGCCGGTCAGTCGACGATAAACAACCTCTAAACGTTGCTGAACTTCTGATATTTGACGTACCTGATTATTAA